One Phaseolus vulgaris cultivar G19833 chromosome 2, P. vulgaris v2.0, whole genome shotgun sequence DNA window includes the following coding sequences:
- the LOC137812229 gene encoding flavonol 7-O-beta-glucosyltransferase UGT74F1-like, whose amino-acid sequence MEEKVSGSKHVLMVPYPSQGHINPMLQFSKRLCSKGLKVTMLTTIFISNSMHLQSSSLLGTVQLDFISDGYDQAGFHEAASVETYLSRMQEVGSNSLREVINKHNSSDHPIDCVVYDPLVIWVLDVAKEFGLFGAAFFTQMCAVNYIYYCVYHGLLKLPISSLPISIPGLPLLHLKDTPAFVYQTDFYPAYFHLVINQFSNIHKADLILVNSFYKLEDQVVDSMSKLCPLLTIGPTVPSFHLDKAVPNDTENVLNLFELDSSAISWLKQKGAGSVIYISFGSMVCFSSQQMEEIALGLMGTGFNFLWVIPDLFRKNLSKELEKGIDECGKGLIVNWIPQLEVLSNQAVGCFFTHCGWNSTLEALCLGVPMVALPQWTDQPTKAKFVEDVWKVGIRVKENENGIVTREEIQNCIRLVMEKDLGRELRINAKKWKKLAIEAVTQGGTSHHNINEFINNLNK is encoded by the exons atggAAGAGAAAGTGAGTGGATCTAAACATGTGTTAATGGTTCCATACCCAAGCCAAGGCCACATAAATCCAATGCTCCAATTCAGCAAACGCTTGTGCTCCAAAGGATTGAAAGTGACCATGCTCacaaccattttcatttccaACTCCATGCATCTTCAATCTTCATCCTTATTGGGCACTGTTCAACTTGATTTCATATCAGATGGCTATGACCAAGCTGGTTTTCATGAAGCTGCTTCTGTGGAAACCTATTTGTCTCGCATGCAAGAAGTAGGGTCTAACAGCTTGAGAGAAGTCATCAACAAACACAACTCTTCTGATCACCCTATTGATTGTGTGGTCTATGACCCTTTGGTGATATGGGTGTTGGATGTAGCCAAAGAATTTGGGTTATTTGGAGCTGCTTTTTTCACTCAAATGTGTGCTGTCAATTACATATATTACTGTGTCTACCATGGACTTCTAAAGCTCCCCATTTCATCACTACCAATCTCTATTCCAGGGCTTCCTTTGCTTCACCTAAAAGACACACCAGCCTTTGTTTATCAGACTGACTTCTATCCTGCATATTTTCACTTGGTCATTAATCAATTTTCTAACATCCACAAAGCAGATCTCATTCTTGTCAATTCCTTCTACAAGCTAGAGGACCAG GTGGTGGATTCCATGTCAAAGCTATGTCCATTATTGACAATTGGGCCAACAGTTCCATCCTTTCACTTGGACAAGGCAGTCCCAAATGACACAGAGAATGTTCTGAATCTGTTTGAGTTAGACTCATCAGCAATTAGTTGGCTGAAACAAAAGGGTGCAGGCTCAGTTATCTACATATCATTTGGCAGCATGGTTTGCTTTAGCTCACAGCAGATGGAGGAAATAGCATTAGGCCTAATGGGAACTGGTTTCAACTTCTTGTGGGTAATTCCTGATTTGTTTAGAAAGAACCTGTCAAAGGAGTTGGAGAAGGGAATTGATGAATGTGGAAAGGGTTTGATAGTTAATTGGATACCCCAATTGGAAGTGCTATCAAACCAAGCTGTTGGTTGTTTTTTCACACACTGTGGATGGAATTCAACTCTTGAAGCACTGTGCTTGGGAGTGCCAATGGTTGCACTACCACAGTGGACTGACCAACCCACCAAAGCAAAATTTGTTGAGGATGTGTGGAAAGTGGGAATCAGAGTGAAGGAAAATGAGAATGGGATTGTCACAAGAGAAGAGATTCAGAATTGCATCAGGCTAGTTATGGAGAAGGACCTTGGAAGAGAACTCAGGATTAATGCTAAGAAATGGAAGAAATTGGCCATAGAAGCAGTGACTCAGGGTGGTACTTCACACCACAACATCAATGAATTCATTAATAATCTGAATAAATGA
- the LOC137812232 gene encoding uncharacterized protein: MASRAILRRRNTVIHSYVNGSFSSVRYLEHAVATTTPPIPCKHGTTPYKDLWNRFGLGKFGSAVPRESFSGFNAPIGVRWLTQPAAAKNHEQEENDEAVAKKRKEASPEECDQAVEGLTTAKAKAMAKRSQESQKEVQSVLRRVWTAFLGIGPALRAVASMSREDWAKKLVHWKGEFVSTLQHYWLGSKLLWADVRISSRLLLKLAGGKSLSRRERQQLTRTTADIFRLVPFAVFIIVPFMEFLLPVFLKLFPNMLPSTFQDKMKEQEALKRRLKARIEYARFLQDTVKEMAKEVQNSRSGELKKTAEDLDEFLNMVRRGAIVSNEEILGFAKLFNDELTLDNISRPRLVNMCKYMGISPFGTDAYLRYMLRKHLRRIKEDDKLIQAEGVNSLSEAELREDCRERGMLGLFSVEEMRQQLRDWLDLSLNHSVPSSLLILSRSFTVSGKLKPEEAVQATLSSLPDEVVDTIQVTSLPSGDSVSERRRKLEFLEMQEELIKEEEERQEVVQSRMESSSSSQEDKALKEMNISTAKEAHQLARDRAVENKEQLCEISRALAVLASASSVSTEREDFLRLVNKEIELYNSMVKGSDGEKDAFKAYKAAREEHDHAAESGEGDKVSSALIGRVDAMLQNLEKEIDDVDAKIGDRWRLLDRDYDGKVTPEEVASAAMYLKDTLGKEGIQELVSNLSKDRDGKILVEDIIKLGSWREDGHVPEDGTRESV; the protein is encoded by the exons ATGGCGTCGCGAGCGATTCTCAGAAGGAGGAACACTGTCATCCATTCATACGTCAATGGCAGTTTTTCGTCTGTTCGTTATCTGGAACATGCTGTAGCTACGACAACTCCTCCGATTCCTTGTAAGCACGGAACGACGCCGTATAAAGACTTATGGAATCGATTTGGATTAGGAAAATTCGGGAGTGCGGTTCCGCGTGAGAGTTTTTCGGGATTCAATGCGCCTATAGGTGTGCGGTGGTTGACGCAGCCGGCGGCGGCGAAGAATCATGAGCAGGAGGAGAATGATGAGGCAGTCGCGAAGAAGCGGAAAGAAGCGTCTCCTGAGGAGTGTGATCAGGCTGTTGAAGGCTTGACCACTGCGAAGGCCAAAGCCATGGCGAAACGGTCGCAAGAGTCGCAGAAGGAAGTGCAAAGCGTTTTGCGGAGAGTGTGGACTGCTTTTTTGGGAATCGGTCCCGCGTTGCGAGCCGTGGCATCTATGAGTAG GGAGGACTGGGCAAAAAAACTGGTTCACTGGAAAGGGGAATTTGTGTCTACGTTGCAGCATTATTGGTTGGGTTCTAAGCTGCTTTGGGCTGATGTGAGGATCAGTTCCAGGTTGTTGTTGAAGCTTGCAGGTGGGAAGAGTCTCTCCAGAAGGGAACGGCAGCAACTGACACGGACTACTGCCGATATCTTTAGGCTAGTTCCTTTTGCAGTTTTCATTATCGTTCCCTTTATGGAATTCCTCCTGCCTGTGTTTCTAAAGTTATTCCCTAACATGTTGCCCTCCACATTTCAAGACAAGATGAAAGAACAG GAAGCATTGAAAAGGAGACTCAAGGCAAGAATAGAGTATGCAAGGTTCCTTCAGGATACAGTCAAAGAAATGGCAAAAGAAGTTCAGAACTCCCGAAGTGGAGAACTAAAGAAAACAGCTGAAGATCTTGATGAATTTTTAAACATG GTTAGAAGAGGTGCAATTGTCTCTAATGAGGAAATTTTGGGCTTTGCTAAGTTGTTTAACGATGAACTTACTCTAGATAATATAAGCAG GCCACGATTAGTCAATATGTGCAAGTACATGGGAATCAGCCCTTTTGGCACTGATGCATACTTGCGCTATATGCTAAGAAAACATTTACGAAG GATTAAGGAAGATGATAAACTGATTCAAGCAGAAGGTGTGAATTCTCTTTCAGAAGCTGAACTTCGGGAAGATTGTAGAGAGCGAGGCATGCTTGGGTTGTTTTCTGTTGAAGAAATGCGCCAACAG CTTCGAGATTGGCTCGACTTGTCTCTGAATCACTCAGTGCCATCATCCCTTTTGATACTTTCAAG GTCATTCACTGTGTCAGGGAAATTGAAACCAGAAGAAGCTGTACAGGCTACACTTTCTTCTCTTCCCGATGAGGTCGTGGATACTATACAGGTTACATCCTTACCCTCTGGGGACTCTGTCTCAGAGAGGAGGAGGAAACTGGAGTTCCTTGAAATGCAAGAAGAACTTATTAAG GAGGAGGAGGAGAGACAAGAGGTGGTGCAATCAAGGATGGAAAGTAGTAGTTCCAGTCAAGAAGATAAGGCCCTGAAAGAGATGAATATTTCTACAGCGAAAGAAGCTCACCAACTCGCTAGAGACAGAGCAGTGGAAAACAAAGAGCAGCTGTGTGAAATTAGTCGTGCATTAGCAGTTTTAGCTTCGGCATCG TCTGTAAGTACAGAGCGTGAAGATTTTCTTAGGCTGGTTAATAAAGAG ATAGAACTCTATAATAGCATGGTAAAGGGTTCAGATGGTGAAAAAGATGCCTTTAAGGCATATAAAGCTGCCCGAGAGGAACATGACCATGCTGCTGAGTCTGGTGAAGGGGATAAGGTGTCATCAGCACTCATTGGGAGA GTTGATGCTATGCTTCAAAATCTCGAGAAGGAAATCGATGATGTGGATGCTAAAATTGGTGACCGTTGGAGGCTTCTCGACAG AGATTATGATGGGAAAGTAACTCCTGAGGAGGTAGCCTCTGCTGCAATGTACTTAAAGGATACATTGGGCAAGGAGGGTATCCAAGAACTTGTCAGCAATCTTTCCAAAGATAGAG ATGGGAAAATACTTGTTGAGGACATTATTAAGTTGGGCAGTTGGAGGGAAGATGGTCATGTACCTGAAGATGGGACCAGGGAGAGTGTATGA
- the LOC137812231 gene encoding calpain-type cysteine protease DEK1, producing the protein MDRALLLACVICGILFSVLGLASFFILWAVNWRPWRIYSWIFARKWPNILQGPQLHLLCGFLNLSAWVVVVSPILVLIIWGSWLIVILGRDLIGLAVIMAGTALLLAFYSIMLWWRTQWQSSRAVAILLLLAVSLLCAYELCAVYVTTGSRASDRYSPSGFFFGVSAIALAINMLFICRMVFNGNGLDVDEYVRRAYKFAYSDCIEVGPVACLPEPPDPNELYPRQSRRASHLVLLYLGSLFVLLVYSILYGLTAKEENWLGAITSVAVIILDWNLGACLYGFQLLDSRVAALFIAGTSRVFLICFGVQYWYLGHCISYAVMATVLLGAAVTRHLSATNPLAARRDALQSTVVRLREGFRKKEHNSSSSFSEGCGSSMKRSSSVEAGNLGNVIEAGRAMVAVDGSNWNNVLSQAASLPDGINSDKSIDSGRSSLALHSSSCRSAVHEPEVGMPSDDRNLEHNNSLVVCSSSGLDSQGNDSSASHSANQQTLDLNLALAFQERLNDPRIATMLKRRARQGDRELSSLLQDKGLDPNFAMMLKEKSLELDPTILALLQRSSMDADRDHNENTDNASVDNTIPNQISLSEELRLHGLEKWLQLCRLVLHHITGTPERAWVLFSFIFVLETIIVGIFRPKTIKIINATHQQFEFGLAVLLLSPVICSIMAFLRSLTAEEMSMTSKPRKYGFIAWLLSTCVGLLLSFLSKSSVLLGISLTVPLMVACLSVAIPIWICNGYQFWVPHGNCTGSAGNDQIPQTKKGIVLIICMSVFIGSVLALGAIVSAKPLDDLRYKGLNGDPKVLGSPYTSYVFLGWAMASAIGLVVTSVLPIISWFATYRFSLSSAIFIGLFAVILVAFCGVSYVEVIKTRDEQVPTNGDFLAALLPLVCIPAVLSLCCGLLKWKDDDWKLSRGVYIFVIIGLFLLLGAISALIVVVKPWTIGVAFLLILLLMVLAIGAIHHWASNNFYLSRTQMVFVCFLAFLLALAAFLVGWFEGKPFVGASVGYFSFLFLLAGRSLTVLLSNPIVVYSPRVLPVYVYDAHADCGKNVSVSFLMLYGIALATEGWGVVASLKIYPPFAGAAVSAITLVVSFGFAVSRPCLTLKMMEDAVHFLSKETVIQAIARSATKTRNALSGTYSAPQRSASSAALLIGDPTIMRDRAGNFVLPRADVMKLRDRLRNEELVAGSFFSRLRYQRTFRHEPTSDVDYRRVMCAHARILALEEAIDTEWVYMWDKFGGYLLLLLGLTSKAEQAQDEVRLRLFLDSIGFSDLSAKKIKKWMPEDRRQFEIIQESYIREKEMEEEVFMQRREEEGRGKERRKALLEKEERKWKEIEASLLSSIPNASSREAAAMAAAVRAVGGDSVLDDSFARERVSSIARRIRASQLSRRALQTGMTGAICVLDDEPTASGRHCGPIDSSLCRSQKVSFSIALMIQPESGPICLLGTEFQKKICWEVLVAGSEQGIEAGQVGLRLITKGDRQTTVAKEWSISATSIADGRWHIVTMTIDADLGEATCYLDGGFDGYQNGLPLCVGSSIWEEGTEVWVGVRPPTDIDAFGRSDSEGVESKMHIMDAFLWGRCLSDDEVSSLYTSLASADFGALDFPEDNWQWADSPSRVDGWDSDPADVDLYDRDDVDWDGQYSSGRKRRSERDGMVVDIDSFSRKYRKPRIETQEEIIQRMLSVELAIKEALYARGETQFTDQEFPPNDHSLFVDPANPPAKLQVVSGWLRPNDIARQNHFDCRQCLFSGSPNPSDVCQGRLGDCWFLSAVAVLTEVSCISEVIITPDYNEEGIYTVRFCVQGEWIPVVVDDWIPCELPGKPAFATSKKGYELWVSILEKAYAKLHGSYEALEGGLVQDALVDLTGGAGEEIDMRSGEAQIDLASGRLWSQLLRFKQEGFLLGAGSPSGSDVHISSSGIVQGHAYSILQVREVDGHKLVQIRNPWANEVEWNGPWSDSSPEWSDRIKHKLKHVSQSKDGIFWMSWQDFQIHFRSIYICRIYPSEMRHSVHGQWRGYSAGGCQDYDTWNQNPQFRLTATGQDASFPIHVFITLTQGVGFSRTTAGFRNYQSSHDSLMFYIGMRILKTRGRRAAFNIYLHESVGGTDYVNSREISCEMVLEPEPKGYTIVPTTIHPGEEAPFVLSVFTKASVTLEAL; encoded by the exons GGAATGGCTTGGATGTGGATGAGTATGTGCGAAGGGCATACAAGTTTGCTTATTCAGATTGTATTGAAGTAGGTCCTGTGGCATGTTTACCTGAACCCCCAGACCCTAATGAGTTGTATCCTCGGCAATCTAGGAG GGCTTCCCATCTTGTACTGCTCTACCTTGGCTCACTATTTGTTCTGCTAGTATACTCCATCCTGTATGGTCTAACAGCTAAAGAGGAGAATTGGCTTGGAGCAATTACATCAGTTGCTGTTATTATTCTTG ACTGGAATTTGGGAGCTTGCCTGTATGGTTTTCAACTTCTTGACAGTCGTGTTGCAGCACTGTTTATTGCTGGAACATCCCGTGTGTTTCTTATCTGTTTTGGAGTACAGTATTG GTATTTAGGGCACTGTATTAGCTATGCTGTTATGGCAACTGTACTACTGGGAGCGGCTGTTACTCGCCATTTGTCAGCCACTAACCCATTGGCTGCAAGGAGAGATGCTTTACAAAGCACTGTAGTTCGGCTGAGAGAAGGTTTTCGTAAAAAGGAGCACAACAGTTCATCTAGCTTTTCCGAGGGCTGTGGCTCAAGTATGAAAAGAAGTAGTAGTGTTGAAGCCGGTAATCTTGGTAATGTAATTGAAGCTGGCAGAGCTATGGTTGCAGTTGATGGGAGCAATTGGAATAATGTCCTGTCTCAAGCTGCTAGTTTGCCAGATGGAATCAATAGTGATAAAAGTATAGATAGTGGAAGGTCAAGTTTAGCATTACATAGCAGCTCTTGTCGGTCAGCTGTTCATGAGCCAGAAGTTGGAATGCCATCTGATGATAGAAATTTGGAACACAACaattctttggtggtttgttCTAGTAGTGGTCTTGATAGTCAAGGGAACGACTCCAGTGCATCACACTCTGCAAATCAACAAACACTAGATTTGAATTTGGCTCTTGCTTTCCAAGAAAGATTGAATGACCCTAGGATTGCAACTATGCTTAAAAGAAGGGCAAGACAAGGTGACCGAGAACTTAGTAGTTTATTACAAGATAAAGGATTGGATCCAAATTTCGCCATGATGTTAAAAGAGAAGAGTTTAGAATTGGATCCAACTATCTTGGCATTGTTACAAAGAAGTAGCATGGATGCAGATAGAGATCATAATGAAAATACTGATAATGCCAGTGTTGACAATACCATACCTAATCAAATTTCACTATCTGAAGAACTGAGGTTACACGGGCTTGAAAAGTGGCTTCAGTTGTGCAGACTTGTATTGCATCACATTACGGGTACTCCAGAACGAGCATGGgttttgtttagttttattttcGTACTTGAAACCATCATTGTTGGCATATTTCGTCCAAAAACTATCAAAATAATCAATGCAACACATCAGCAG TTTGAATTTGGATTGGCGGTGCTCCTGTTGTCTCCTGTCATATGTTCAATCATGGCTTTCCTTCGATCCCTTACGGCAGAAGAAATGTCCATGACATCAAAACCGAGGAAG TATGGTTTTATTGCTTGGCTACTCAGCACTTGTGTTGGATTGTTGCTCTCCTTTTTAAG CAAATCATCTGTTCTCCTTGGTATATCCTTGACTGTACCACTAATGGTAGCATGTCTTTCTGTTGCCATTCCCATATGGATTTGTAATGGGTACCAATTTTGGGTTCCCCATGGAAATTGTACCGGAAGTGCTGGAAATGACCAAATTCCTCAAACAAAGAAG GGTATTGTTCTTATTATCTGTATGTCAGTATTTATTGGATCTGTACTGGCTTTGGGAGCAATAGTTTCTGCGAAGCCTTTAGATGATTTAAGATACAAGGGATTGAATGGTGATCCAAAAGTTTTGGGCTCCCCTTACACATCATATGTTTTTCTTGGCTGGGCAATGGCATCTGCAATTGGTTTAGTTGTTACTAGCGTGCTACCAATAATTTCATGGTTTGCAACATATCGCTTCTCCCTTTCCTCTGCTATCTTTATTGGGCTTTTTGCAG TTATCCTTGTAGCATTTTGTGGGGTGTCTTATGTAGAAGTTATCAAAACCAGGGATGAACAAGTTCCAACAAACGGTGATTTTTTAGCCGCTTTACTTCCTTTAGTCTGCATTCCAGCAGTGCTGTCACTCTGCTGTGGATTACTTAAGTG GAAAGATGATGATTGGAAACTTTCTCGTGGTGTATATATCTTTGTTATAATTGGTCTTTTTCTTCTGCTTGGTGCTATTTCAGCTTTGATAGTTGTTGTCAAGCCATGGACT ATTGGGGTAGCATTTCTTTTGATTCTTCTCCTTATGGTGTTAGCAATTGGAGCCATTCACCACTGGGCatcaaacaatttttatttgagCCGGACACAGATGGTCTTTGTTTGCTTCCTTGCTTTTCTGTTGGCTTTGGCAGCATTTCTTGTTGGATGGTTTGAAG GCAAACCATTTGTTGGAGCATCGGTtggttatttttcttttctttttcttcttgccGGACGGTCGCTGACT GTTCTGCTTTCTAATCCCATTGTTGTATATTCTCCTCGAGTTTTGCCAGTGTATGTGTATGATGCTCATGCTGATTGTGGAAAGAATGTCAG TGTGTCCTTTCTTATGCTATATGGGATTGCCCTGGCAACTGAAGGCTGGGGGGTTGTTGCAAGTTTAAAGATTTATCCACCCTTTGCTGGTGCGGCTGTATCAGCCATTACACTAGTTGTTTCATTTGGGTTTGCTGTATCTCGTCCTTGCCTAACTCTTAAG ATGATGGAAGATGCTGTACATTTTCTCAGTAAAGAAACTGTTATTCAAGCAATTGCTAGATCGGCTACAAAG ACCAGAAATGCATTATCTGGAACCTACTCAGCTCCACAGAGGTCAGCTAGTTCTGCTGCACTTTTGATTGGAGATCCTACCATTATGCGTGATAGGGCAGGAAATTTTGTGCTTCCAAGAGCTGATGTGATGAAATTGAGAGACCGCTTGAGAAATGAAGAATTAGTTGCTGGTTCATTCTTTAGTAGACTAAGATACCAAAGGACATTTCGCCACGAGCCAACTAGTGATGTGGATTATAGAAGAGTAATGTGTGCTCATGCGCGAATTCTGGCACTAGAAGAGGCCATTGACACTGAGTGGGTGTACATGTGGGACAAGTTTGGAGGTTATTTACTCTTGTTACTTGGTTTGACCTCTAAGGCAGAGCAAGCACAG GATGAGGTTCGTTTGAGACTTTTTCTTGACAGCATTGGATTTTCTGATTTAAGtgctaaaaaaataaagaagtggATGCCAGAAGATCGTAGGCAATTTGAAATCATTCAGGAGAG TTACATAAGAGAAAAGGAGATGGAAGAGGAAGTTTTCATGCAGAGGCGTGAGGAGGAGGGGAGAGGGAAAGAAAGGAGGAAGGCCCTACTTGAAAAAGAGGAACGTAAATGGAAGGAGATAGAAGCTTCTTTGCTATCCTCCATTCCTAATGCTAGCAGCAGAGAGGCGGCTGCCATGGCAGCTGCAGTGCGTGCAGTTGGAGGTGATTCTGTCCTAGATGATTCTTTTGCTCGAGAGAGGGTTTCAAGCATTGCTCGTAGAATTCGTGCTTCACAGTTGTCTCGGCGTGCACTTCAG ACAGGAATGACAGGTGCCATATGTGTTCTTGATGATGAGCCAACAGCCAGTGGCAGGCATTGTGGTCCGATTGATTCCAGTCTATGCCGAAGTCAAAAAGTTAGCTTCTCTATTGCCTTGATGATACAACCTGAATCTGGTCCTATTTGTCTCTTGGGTACTGAGTTTCAGAAGAAGATATGCTGGGAAGTTCTTGTGGCTGGATCTGAACAAGGTATTGAGGCTGGACAAGTTGGGCTTAGATTGATTACTAAAGGTGATAGGCAAACCACTGTTGCAAAGGAGTGGAGTATCAGTGCAACAAGTATTGCAGATGGAAG GTGGCATATTGTAACCATGACAATTGATGCCGATTTAGGTGAAGCAACCTGTTATTTGGATGGTGGATTTGATGGATACCAGAATGGATTACCATTGTGTGTGGGTAGCAGCATTTGGGAAGAGGGGACAGAAGTGTGGGTTGGTGTTAGGCCACCAACAGATATTGATGCATTTGGTAGATCAGACAGTGAAGGGGTTGAATCTAAGATGCATATCATGGATGCTTTTCTATGGGGAAGGTGCTTAAGTGATGATGAGGTTTCTTCTCTCTATACTTCATTGGCTTCAGCAGACTTTGGTGCACTTGATTTCCCTGAAGATAATTGGCAGTGGGCTGATTCACCTTCTAGG GTTGATGGCTGGGACAGTGATCCTGCCGACGTAGATTTGTATGACAGAGATGATGTAGATTGGGATGGACAATATTCTAGTGGGAGGAAAAGAAGGTCAGAACGTGATGGCATGGTGGTGGATATTGATTCGTTTTCGAGGAAGTATAGGAAACCTAGAATAGAAACACAAGAAGAGATTATTCAACGGATGCTATCTGTAGAATTAGCCATCAAAGAAGCTCTCTATGCTAGAGGAGAGACACAATTTACTGATCAGGAATTTCCTCCCAATGATCACTCATTGTTTGTGGACCCTGCAAACCCCCCTGCAAAGTTACAG GTTGTTTCCGGGTGGTTGAGGCCAAATGATATTGCCAGACAAAACCATTTTGACTGTCGTCAGTGCTTATTTTCAGGATCACCAAATCCTTCAGATGTTTGTCAG GGCCGTTTAGGTGATTGTTGGTTCTTGAGCGCTGTTGCTGTTCTCACAGAGGTTTCATGTATATCAGAGGTAATCATCACTCCAGATTACAATGAGGAGGGAATTTACACTGTTCGCTTCTGTGTTCAG GGTGAGTGGATTCCGGTTGTTGTTGATGATTGGATTCCTTGTGAATTACCGGGTAAACCTGCATTTGCTACTAGTAAGAAGGGTTATGAACTTTGGGTCTCTATATTGGAGAAGGCATATGCAAAGTTGCATGGCTCTTACGAAGCACTAGAAGGTGGGCTTGTTCAGGATGCCCTGGTGGATCTTACAGGGGGTGCAGGGGAGGAAATTGATATGAGGAGTGGTGAAGCCCAGATTGACCTTGCAAGTGGGAGATTGTGGTCTCAACTATTGCGCTTCAAGCAAGAAGGTTTTCTCTTAGGCGCAGGAAGTCCATCAGGTTCCGATGTGCACATCTCTTCTAGTGGCATTGTGCAAGGACATGCATATTCAATACTGCAG GTAAGAGAGGTGGATGGTCATAAACTTGTTCAGATCCGAAATCCATGGGCCAATGAAGTTGAGTGGAATGGTCCTTGGTCTGATTCATCACCTGAATGGTCGGATAGGATAAAACACAAGCTGAAGCATGTTTCGCAG TCAAAAGATGGTATATTTTGGATGTCATGGCAAGATTTTCAGATTCATTTTCGATCAATATATATTTGCCGTATCTATCCGTCAGAGATGCGTCATTCTGTTCATGGACAATGGCGTGGTTACAGTGCTGGTGGGTGTCAGGATTATGATACATGGAATCAAAATCCACAGTTCAGACTGACTGCAACTGGGCAAGATGCATCATTTCCAATTCATGTATTCATAACCTTAACTCAG GGAGTAGGATTTTCAAGAACAACTGCTGGTTTTAGAAATTATCAATCAAGCCATGATTCACTGATGTTCTACATTGGAATGAGAATACTCAAAACTCGTGGCAGACGTGCTGCTTTCAATATATACCTACATGAGTCCGTTGGTGGGACAGACTATGTTAATTCTCGAGAAATATCCTGTGAAATGGTTTTGGAACCTGAACCAAAGGGATATACTATAGTTCCTACTACTATACACCCCGGAGAAGAAGCACCGTTTGTGCTTTCTGTTTTCACCAAGGCATCAGTAACTTTGGAAGCTTTGTAG